A window of Gavia stellata isolate bGavSte3 chromosome 21, bGavSte3.hap2, whole genome shotgun sequence contains these coding sequences:
- the FBXO21 gene encoding F-box only protein 21, which translates to MAAAESPGPAAAAGPGGPRGAAEADADGMGLTDLPGELLELILCCDVLGAADIGRVSCTCRRLREACQPRGKVWRERFRLRWPSLLKYYSHTDGVSWLDEYKARHNAGLEAQRIVASFSKRFFSEHVPCDGFSDIETLGCPSHFFEDELMCILNMEGRKGLTWKYYAKKILYFLRQQNILKNLKEYLQRPTDRQSFLEGAVLIDQYCNPLSDICLKSVQAQVDDITDKVRKVLRTKNPRHPSLASKAGEVLIPEVELQRQVLDAMNCVLYEQLKYKGNELDYYNSLNSYIHQVLIRRTGIPISLSVLYLTIARQLGVKLEPVNFPSHFLLRWCQGKEGSTDIFDYTYIDAFGKGKQLTVKECEYLIGHHVTEEFYGVVTSKEVLQRMVGNLLNLGKRESTDQSYQLLRDSLDLYLAMYPDNVQHLMLQARLYFHLGIWPEKVLDILQHIQALDPSQHGAVGYLVQHTLEHIERRKEEVGPEVKHRSDEKHKEVCFSIGLIMKHKRYGYNCVIYGWDPACMMGHEWIRNMNVHSLPHGPHQPFYNVLVEDGSCRYAAQENLEYNSEPREIPHPDIGRYFSEFTGIHYLANTELEIRYPEDLELTRATVQKIYSSGKE; encoded by the exons atggcggcggcggaGAGCCcaggcccggcggcggcggcggggccgggggggccgcggggcgcggcggAGGCCGACGCCGACGGGATGGGCCTGACGGACCTGCcgggggagctgctggagctgatCCTCTGCTGCGACGTGCTGGGAGCCGCCGACATCGGGAGGGTGTCGTGCACCTGCCGCCGGCTGCGTGAGGCGTGCCAGCCCCGCGGCAAGGTGTGGCGGGAGCGCTTCCGCCTCAG ATGGCCATCGCTGCTGAAATACTATAGCCACACAGATGGTGTTAGCTGGCTTGATGAATACAAAGCACGGCACAATGCTGGTCTAGAAGCCCAGAGGATTGTAGCTTCGTTCTCCAAAAGGTTCTTTTCAGAACAT GTCCCCTGTGATGGATTCAGTGACATTGAGACTCTTGGGTGCCCAAGTCATTTTTTTGAGGATGAGCTGATGTGTATCCTTAACATGGAAGGAAG GAAAGGTCTCACCTGGAAGTACTATGCAAAGAAAATTCTATACTTCCTACGGCAacagaatatattaaaaaatctgaaggAGTATCTTCAACGCCCGACTGATCGGCAGTCGTTTTTGGAGG GTGCTGTTTTAATTGACCAATACTGTAACCCGCTGTCAGACATCTGCTTAAAAAGTGTCCAGGCACAGGTGGACGATATCACAGATAAAGTGCGCAAAGTCCTGCGGACAAAAAATCCAAGGCACCCCAGCTTGGCTTCCAAGGCAG GAGAGGTCCTGATTCCCGAAGTGGAGCTTCAGCGGCAGGTACTTGATGCTATGAATTGTGTCCTATATGAGCAgttaaaatacaaaggaaacGAACTGGATTACTATAACTCCCTGAATTCATACATTCACCAG GTTTTGATCCGCAGGACAGGAATTCCCATCAGTTTGTCTGTGCTTTATTTAACAATTGCCAGGCAGCTAGGAGTCAAGCTTGAACCAGTCAACTTCCCTAGCCATTTTCTGCTGCGATGGTGTCAAGGAAAAGAAGG AAGCACAGATATTTTTGACTACACTTACATTGACGCCTTTGGGAAGGGGAAGCAGCTGACGGTGAAGGAGTGCGAGTACCTTATTGGCCACCATGTGACAGAGGAGTTCTATGGAGTGGTGACTTCAAAAGAGGTCTTGCAGCGTATGGTGGGAAATCTCTTAAACCTTGGCAAGCG AGAAAGCACTGATCAGTCTTACCAACTCTTGAGAGACTCCTTGGATCTATACCTGGCCATGTATCCGGACAATGTGCAGCATCTAATGCTCCAGGCTAGGTTATACTTCCACCTGGGAATCTGGCCAGAAAAG GTTCTGGACATCTTGCAGCATATTCAGGCTTTGGACCCATCCCAGCATGGGGCCGTTGGGTACTTAGTTCAACATACCCTAGAGCATATTGAGCGCCggaaggaggaggtgggaccTGAGGTGAAGCACCGTTCAGATGAGAAGCACAAAGAGGTCTGCTTTTCGATTGGGCTGATTATGAAACACAAGAG atatGGCTATAACTGCGTGATTTATGGCTGGGATCCCGCCTGCATGATGGGGCATGAATGGATCCGGAATATGAACGTCCACAGCCTTCCACATGGTCCCCACCAGCCTTTCTACAATGTGCTAGTGGAAGATGGCTCTTGCAGATATGCTGCTCAAG AAAACCTGGAATATAACTCTGAGCCTCGGGAGATCCCTCACCCTGACATTGGCCGCTATTTTTCAGAGTTTACCGGCATTCACTACCTAGCAAATACCGAGCTAGAAATTCGGTACCCGGAGGATTTGGAGCTCACACGTGCCACAGTTCAGAAGATCTACAGTTCAGGCAAGGAGTGA